Proteins from one Caldanaerovirga acetigignens genomic window:
- a CDS encoding tetraprenyl-beta-curcumene synthase family protein: MLKQSFYRIGILHRFVNKVFPQVEAELKRYMRMAEKIPAPVLKTQAVESIKKKKFHCQGGSVYALYPGVPQRDMVRFIVSYQTISDYLDNLCDRAKVEDEEAFKRLHLAMTDALMPGEVFSDYYERYPYKNDGGYLRLLVAECKAFISDLPSYAIVREKILFLARLYSELQTYKHLVPEVRECRMTGWYENYLGYFPEINGWEFAAAAGSTLGIFMLVAAAMNPDLEGLEAWEIFHSYFPWICGLHILLDYYIDLDEDEANGDLNFVSYYANLTNCLERLKVFYKNSQNEATKLRYPFFHSTVVDGLMAMYLSDPKAFYGERSLVTEELLDYCGKNTRMMHGFCCWLRKKKRI, from the coding sequence GTGCTAAAGCAAAGCTTTTACCGGATTGGAATTCTGCATAGATTTGTAAATAAGGTGTTTCCGCAGGTTGAAGCGGAATTGAAAAGGTACATGCGTATGGCAGAGAAAATCCCGGCCCCCGTGCTTAAAACACAGGCGGTTGAAAGCATAAAGAAAAAGAAATTTCATTGTCAAGGAGGCAGCGTATATGCTCTATATCCTGGTGTGCCTCAAAGGGATATGGTGCGCTTTATTGTGTCTTATCAGACCATCAGCGATTACCTTGACAATTTGTGCGACAGAGCCAAGGTAGAAGATGAAGAAGCTTTTAAAAGGCTTCACCTGGCGATGACCGACGCCCTCATGCCGGGGGAAGTGTTTAGCGATTATTACGAGCGCTATCCTTATAAGAATGATGGCGGTTATCTGAGATTGCTGGTGGCAGAATGCAAGGCGTTCATTTCCGATTTACCGTCTTATGCCATCGTAAGGGAAAAAATATTATTTCTAGCCAGGCTTTATTCGGAGCTGCAGACCTACAAGCATCTTGTGCCGGAGGTAAGGGAATGCCGTATGACTGGATGGTATGAAAATTATCTCGGGTACTTTCCGGAGATAAACGGGTGGGAATTTGCCGCAGCCGCTGGGTCTACGTTGGGGATTTTTATGCTGGTCGCTGCAGCGATGAACCCTGATTTGGAGGGGCTTGAAGCTTGGGAGATATTCCATTCTTACTTTCCATGGATATGCGGTTTGCACATACTGCTGGACTATTACATAGATTTAGATGAGGATGAAGCAAACGGCGATCTCAATTTCGTAAGTTATTACGCGAATCTGACAAATTGTCTCGAAAGACTTAAAGTATTTTACAAAAATTCCCAAAACGAAGCGACTAAATTAAGATATCCATTTTTCCATTCCACTGTAGTGGACGGCCTTATGGCCATGTACCTTTCGGACCCCAAAGCTTTTTACGGCGAGCGCAGTTTGGTCACGGAAGAGCTTTTGGACTATTGCGGTAAAAACACCAGGATGATGCATGGCTTTTGTTGCTGGCTGAGAAAGAAAAAAAGGATTTAA
- the rlmD gene encoding 23S rRNA (uracil(1939)-C(5))-methyltransferase RlmD has translation MRKLSFGGEVMLQIGQKIEIEITGMAHEGQGVGRVNGLAVFVEGALKGEKVLARIEKVSKNYAISRVEKIIVPSPERVEPPCPYSEKCGGCSLQHLSYKGQLDFKTQKVKDNLERIGHIHTTVLETIGMDIPFKYRNKAQYPVGKKDGRAVLGFYKKRSHELVPIRSCLIQHDLSWQVADLVGEWVEKYQIPVYDEIKHEGLLRHVVTRIGAKTGEVMVVLVINGKEIPRLKELVDALEKNVEGLTSIYLNINTKKTNVILGEENILVYGKTYIIDFIGEIKFTLSPNSFFQVNPVQVEVLYSKALEYSALTGQETVIDAYCGIGTITLFLAKKAKKVYGIELVPDAVKDALKNARLNGIENVEFIEGASEEVMFRLLKQGVRADVIVMDPPRRGCEEGLLEAAVKMNPSRMVYVSCNPATLARDLRFLEDRGYKTELVQPVDMFPFTHHVECVALIRLIY, from the coding sequence ATGAGAAAATTAAGCTTTGGCGGTGAAGTTATGCTTCAAATAGGGCAAAAAATTGAAATAGAAATAACAGGAATGGCTCATGAAGGACAGGGAGTAGGGAGAGTTAATGGCCTTGCAGTCTTTGTCGAAGGAGCTTTAAAAGGCGAGAAGGTTCTTGCGAGGATAGAGAAGGTATCTAAAAATTACGCCATTTCCCGGGTGGAAAAGATTATTGTGCCGTCGCCCGAAAGGGTTGAACCGCCCTGTCCTTATTCGGAAAAATGCGGCGGCTGCTCGCTGCAGCACCTTTCATACAAAGGACAGCTTGATTTCAAGACTCAAAAAGTCAAGGACAATTTGGAAAGGATAGGGCATATACATACTACGGTGCTCGAAACTATAGGAATGGACATTCCATTTAAATACAGAAATAAGGCCCAATATCCGGTGGGGAAAAAGGATGGCCGGGCTGTACTTGGATTTTACAAGAAAAGGAGCCATGAACTCGTGCCGATAAGAAGCTGTCTGATACAGCATGATTTGAGCTGGCAAGTGGCGGACCTGGTCGGAGAATGGGTGGAAAAATATCAAATACCAGTTTACGATGAGATAAAGCACGAAGGTCTTTTAAGGCACGTAGTAACAAGGATTGGGGCAAAGACCGGTGAAGTTATGGTTGTACTAGTAATTAATGGAAAAGAAATTCCTCGTTTAAAAGAGCTTGTAGACGCTTTGGAGAAAAATGTAGAGGGACTTACAAGCATTTATTTGAACATAAACACGAAGAAGACAAATGTGATTTTGGGCGAAGAAAATATACTGGTATATGGAAAAACCTATATAATAGATTTTATAGGTGAAATTAAATTCACCCTTTCTCCTAACTCCTTTTTCCAGGTAAATCCGGTGCAGGTGGAGGTGCTTTATAGCAAAGCTTTAGAATACTCGGCCCTTACCGGCCAAGAGACGGTTATCGATGCCTACTGTGGTATAGGCACCATAACACTTTTTTTGGCAAAAAAGGCAAAGAAGGTTTACGGCATAGAATTAGTCCCCGATGCGGTAAAAGATGCCCTAAAAAACGCGCGGTTAAACGGAATCGAGAATGTGGAATTCATAGAGGGAGCATCGGAAGAAGTAATGTTCCGGCTACTGAAGCAGGGTGTTAGGGCCGATGTTATAGTTATGGACCCTCCGAGAAGGGGGTGTGAAGAAGGGCTGCTCGAGGCTGCTGTCAAGATGAATCCTTCCAGGATGGTGTACGTCTCGTGCAACCCGGCCACACTTGCCAGGGACCTGCGTTTCCTGGAAGACAGGGGCTATAAAACCGAACTGGTGCAGCCCGTAGACATGTTTCCATTCACCCATCACGTCGAGTGCGTGGCGTTAATCCGTTTGATATATTAA
- a CDS encoding dicarboxylate/amino acid:cation symporter, which translates to MGVERTLKLGKRPLYSLIAVIIGTIVGWVVGPNVSALKPFGDVLIALLKFIVGPLIFVSIATAVTTVQSFKRLGKIFAGFIVYWFILGLIAAIVGYTIANMIKPGMGVQLGAKEIELAKVSAAQVLLSFIPSNPIKAFLELNTMQIIIMALLTGFAVAFLGNIAPEEYNFLKKMFESLQALIYKIVDIILWYAPVGVFALMANLVGTVGTIGLASLGKMVFTQWVAYLAILLVIHPLFMLLFLKVNPIIFWKKVYPAMLTAFVTQSSSATLPITLRVTKTLGVPSDAADVIIPLAATINMQAVAAEMPIYAVWVAQMNGAHLTVAHIAVALMMGVFGAAACAGVPGGGIMIAALTLQTLGLPLDPVGWIAGIYVVIDMFNTMLNVTGDPLGVMAVSKFVLKEFDRQKFQAPSE; encoded by the coding sequence ATGGGAGTGGAACGGACCTTAAAGCTTGGTAAAAGACCGTTATATTCTCTTATAGCGGTTATTATAGGTACTATTGTAGGATGGGTAGTTGGGCCAAATGTATCAGCCCTAAAGCCATTTGGTGATGTTTTGATAGCACTTTTGAAATTTATTGTGGGCCCGTTGATTTTTGTATCTATAGCTACAGCAGTGACTACGGTTCAAAGCTTTAAGAGACTCGGGAAAATATTTGCCGGTTTCATAGTCTATTGGTTTATTCTTGGTCTTATTGCAGCAATTGTAGGTTATACAATAGCCAATATGATTAAACCCGGTATGGGTGTTCAATTGGGAGCAAAGGAAATCGAATTAGCAAAAGTATCTGCAGCTCAGGTATTGCTTAGTTTCATACCGAGTAACCCAATTAAGGCATTTTTAGAACTTAATACTATGCAGATTATAATTATGGCATTGTTGACGGGGTTTGCTGTTGCTTTCCTGGGTAACATTGCTCCTGAAGAATACAATTTTCTCAAGAAAATGTTTGAATCATTGCAAGCATTGATATATAAAATTGTAGACATTATACTGTGGTATGCGCCGGTTGGTGTCTTTGCATTAATGGCAAACTTAGTAGGTACAGTAGGTACAATAGGGTTGGCGTCTCTTGGGAAGATGGTATTTACTCAATGGGTAGCATATCTTGCAATTCTATTAGTTATTCATCCCTTATTTATGTTGCTGTTCTTGAAGGTAAATCCAATAATATTTTGGAAAAAGGTATACCCTGCTATGCTAACGGCCTTTGTCACGCAGAGCAGCTCGGCTACATTACCTATTACTCTAAGAGTGACAAAGACTTTAGGAGTTCCAAGTGATGCAGCGGATGTTATAATACCCCTTGCTGCTACCATTAACATGCAGGCAGTGGCTGCAGAAATGCCAATATATGCTGTTTGGGTCGCACAAATGAATGGAGCACATTTAACTGTAGCTCACATTGCTGTTGCATTGATGATGGGAGTCTTTGGGGCAGCAGCTTGTGCAGGAGTTCCAGGTGGCGGTATTATGATTGCTGCCTTAACACTTCAGACATTGGGACTACCTTTAGACCCTGTAGGGTGGATAGCGGGCATTTATGTTGTTATTGATATGTTCAATACAATGCTTAACGTTACCGGTGACCCGTTGGGTGTTATGGCCGTTTCAAAATTTGTGTTGAAGGAATTCGATAGGCAAAAGTTCCAGGCTCCTTCTGAATAA
- a CDS encoding carboxymuconolactone decarboxylase family protein, whose amino-acid sequence MPLPPFLEPVRKNDPDFGKAIEDVYSLAMGEGALDQKTKLLIALAVDAAHGATQGVANIARQLRSMGVTDEEIREAIRIAYFAFGNSILASYSAAFHEEMF is encoded by the coding sequence ATGCCGTTACCGCCTTTTCTTGAGCCGGTAAGGAAAAACGACCCTGATTTTGGGAAGGCCATTGAAGACGTATATTCTTTGGCCATGGGAGAAGGGGCACTGGACCAGAAGACGAAGCTCTTGATTGCACTAGCCGTGGATGCTGCTCATGGAGCAACCCAGGGGGTAGCGAACATAGCAAGGCAGTTGAGGAGCATGGGAGTGACGGATGAAGAGATAAGAGAGGCGATTCGGATAGCTTATTTTGCCTTCGGGAATTCCATTTTGGCTTCGTACTCGGCGGCTTTTCATGAAGAAATGTTTTAA
- a CDS encoding C-GCAxxG-C-C family protein: MEKNLIVESVRKKAEGYFARGEFFCSEAVVHTINELLGWPFPEEVVKMASGFPIGLGKSGCLCGAVSGGAMALGMAYGRKHGETMNEKMFQMSAALHDHIKNMYKSTCCRVLVKDYEFSSPERKAHCVKITGEVAAWIAEKLLEDPQIAPRINEAFN; encoded by the coding sequence GTGGAAAAAAATCTTATAGTTGAATCGGTACGCAAGAAAGCCGAGGGTTATTTTGCCCGAGGAGAATTTTTTTGTTCGGAGGCGGTGGTTCACACAATCAATGAGCTGCTCGGCTGGCCCTTTCCTGAAGAAGTGGTAAAAATGGCATCGGGATTTCCGATAGGACTTGGAAAATCTGGATGCCTTTGCGGTGCGGTCAGCGGCGGCGCTATGGCTCTGGGGATGGCTTACGGTAGAAAACACGGCGAAACCATGAATGAGAAAATGTTTCAAATGTCCGCGGCTCTACACGACCATATCAAAAATATGTATAAAAGCACCTGCTGTCGCGTCCTCGTCAAAGATTACGAATTTTCCAGCCCCGAAAGGAAGGCGCATTGCGTAAAAATAACGGGTGAAGTTGCGGCATGGATAGCTGAAAAGCTGCTCGAAGATCCCCAAATTGCTCCTAGAATTAATGAGGCCTTTAATTAA
- a CDS encoding polyprenyl synthetase family protein: MILVERELMRIISQCKEPLSTILKNMFTGGKRLRPKLVLLSGLCFSPVNLDMIYSAVATELIHTASLIHDDVIDESCFRRNQPTINYIHGNHIAVLAGDYAFAKAFEVLSVHNLHRCKDYFVAAIQEMCHGEVMQAVDNLSIDEKYYFKIIEKKTASLISACCKAGAVCGKASEKDVEKMGLYGLYLGCAFQIVDDLLDVIGDEVEVGKPVGHDLEEGKVSLPYIYFLRESPLGSKYHPFLNDRYRLLKVKSQLISDLKKSEAVNISYAKAEEFSKKARDILSELPESVYKKLLVELSFEVVKRKK; this comes from the coding sequence ATGATACTCGTCGAAAGAGAATTGATGCGCATAATATCACAGTGCAAAGAACCTTTGAGCACTATACTTAAAAATATGTTTACCGGTGGAAAACGATTAAGGCCTAAGCTTGTTCTTCTCTCAGGTCTTTGCTTTTCACCGGTAAATCTGGACATGATTTATTCCGCAGTAGCCACCGAACTAATTCACACTGCTTCACTCATCCACGACGATGTAATAGACGAATCCTGCTTCCGGAGAAACCAACCAACTATAAATTACATACATGGAAACCATATTGCGGTTCTTGCCGGAGACTATGCTTTTGCAAAGGCTTTTGAGGTCCTTTCCGTCCACAACCTGCACCGCTGCAAAGACTATTTTGTCGCAGCAATCCAGGAAATGTGTCACGGTGAAGTTATGCAGGCTGTGGATAATCTATCCATTGATGAAAAATATTATTTTAAAATCATAGAAAAAAAGACCGCCTCTCTCATCTCGGCATGCTGCAAAGCCGGAGCGGTTTGCGGAAAAGCTAGTGAAAAAGATGTAGAAAAAATGGGCCTTTATGGCCTTTACCTGGGCTGTGCTTTCCAGATTGTCGACGACCTTCTGGACGTGATAGGGGATGAGGTGGAAGTCGGAAAACCGGTGGGCCATGATTTGGAGGAGGGCAAGGTATCACTTCCCTACATATATTTCTTGCGAGAAAGTCCGCTGGGCTCGAAATACCATCCATTTTTAAACGACAGATACCGCCTTTTAAAAGTAAAATCCCAGCTCATTTCTGATTTAAAAAAATCCGAAGCCGTAAATATCTCTTATGCAAAAGCTGAAGAGTTTTCCAAGAAGGCAAGGGATATATTGAGCGAATTACCCGAGTCGGTATATAAAAAACTCCTTGTCGAGCTTTCTTTTGAAGTTGTCAAAAGGAAAAAATAA
- the ubiB gene encoding 2-polyprenylphenol 6-hydroxylase, translating into MRLSQLNTTYLHAKRYREIINVIVKYGFGFLVEKVGLVRLIKREKYRELGRLTAPERVRLMLEELGPTFIKFGQILATRPDLVPQDYIEELKKLHDRIPGVGFERIKRQVEKELGKAIEEVYSFFDPHPFAAASIAQVHRAILKGEQEVVVKVQRPGIERIIRADLDILHNLAKLAEKHIPESRLYDPVSLVSEFARAIQKELDFTKEAWNVEKFRRNFEGDISVYVPKVFWEYTTRKVLTIEYVEGVRVDQIEKISKTGISKKKIAENGARAILKQIFVHGFFHADPHPGNILVRPDGSIAFIDFGMVGRIDRNTMRKMAEIMLGVISKDEERIVNLLLEIGASEKCGNFEELMLDVQDILDRYYGKTLKEINMPELINEIFLTAGRHGIKIPSKFALLCKAILTIDGIGRQLYPEFDFIKAAKPFVKQFIRERYNPKYFTKEIRKNITNIMRSSAILPDLIDEIYNKVKRDSIKIDFEYNGLEKFAFELNRMANRLVFSMIVASLIIGSSLVVRAGIGPIVGGMPLMGILGFVLAGLLGLGLLISILRTGIM; encoded by the coding sequence TTGCGGCTCAGTCAGCTCAATACCACTTATCTTCACGCGAAAAGGTACAGAGAAATAATAAACGTAATAGTCAAGTACGGTTTCGGATTCCTGGTGGAAAAGGTGGGACTCGTTCGCTTGATTAAAAGAGAAAAGTACCGAGAGCTCGGGAGATTGACTGCTCCGGAAAGAGTGAGATTGATGCTGGAAGAATTGGGGCCGACTTTCATCAAGTTCGGTCAGATCCTGGCGACAAGACCCGATTTAGTTCCTCAGGATTACATAGAAGAACTAAAAAAGCTGCACGACAGAATCCCCGGAGTCGGTTTCGAAAGAATAAAGAGGCAGGTTGAAAAGGAATTGGGAAAGGCCATAGAAGAGGTGTATTCTTTTTTTGACCCTCATCCCTTCGCCGCCGCCTCGATAGCTCAGGTCCACAGGGCTATATTAAAGGGAGAGCAGGAGGTGGTGGTAAAGGTACAAAGACCGGGTATAGAAAGGATAATCAGGGCGGACCTGGATATCCTGCATAACCTGGCAAAGCTTGCCGAGAAACATATACCCGAAAGCCGCTTATACGATCCGGTAAGTCTGGTATCGGAATTTGCCAGGGCCATACAGAAAGAACTTGACTTTACAAAAGAAGCATGGAACGTAGAAAAGTTCAGACGAAATTTCGAAGGTGACATAAGCGTTTACGTGCCGAAAGTATTTTGGGAATACACTACGAGAAAGGTTTTAACCATTGAATATGTGGAAGGTGTCAGGGTTGACCAGATAGAAAAGATTTCAAAAACAGGAATTTCTAAAAAGAAAATAGCGGAAAACGGTGCAAGGGCAATACTGAAGCAGATTTTCGTGCACGGATTTTTCCATGCAGATCCTCATCCCGGCAATATATTGGTGCGGCCAGACGGCAGTATAGCGTTTATCGACTTCGGAATGGTGGGCAGGATAGACCGCAACACAATGAGAAAGATGGCTGAAATAATGCTGGGAGTCATAAGTAAAGATGAGGAGAGAATCGTGAATCTCCTCCTGGAGATCGGGGCTTCTGAGAAGTGTGGCAATTTTGAGGAATTAATGCTCGACGTGCAAGATATTCTTGACCGGTATTACGGTAAAACCTTGAAGGAAATAAATATGCCGGAACTCATCAACGAAATTTTCCTTACCGCCGGAAGACATGGTATAAAAATACCTTCGAAATTTGCGCTGCTTTGCAAAGCCATATTGACCATTGATGGTATCGGAAGACAGCTTTATCCAGAGTTCGATTTTATAAAAGCGGCAAAGCCCTTTGTAAAGCAATTTATTAGGGAAAGATATAATCCAAAGTATTTTACAAAGGAAATCAGGAAAAATATAACAAATATTATGCGATCCTCTGCCATTTTGCCCGACCTGATTGATGAAATTTATAATAAAGTGAAGAGAGATAGTATAAAAATTGATTTTGAGTACAACGGCCTTGAAAAATTTGCATTCGAGCTCAACAGAATGGCCAACAGGCTTGTATTCAGCATGATAGTGGCATCGCTGATAATTGGTTCATCGCTGGTTGTCCGAGCTGGGATAGGTCCTATCGTCGGAGGGATGCCTCTAATGGGAATATTGGGGTTTGTCCTTGCCGGTTTGTTGGGGTTGGGATTGTTGATTTCCATATTAAGAACAGGTATAATGTGA
- the trmL gene encoding tRNA (uridine(34)/cytosine(34)/5-carboxymethylaminomethyluridine(34)-2'-O)-methyltransferase TrmL encodes MFHIVLVEPEIPQNTGNIARTCAATGSVLHLVGPLGFSLEDKYLKRAGLDYWHLVDVRYYENYREFEEKNPGISAYFLTTKAEKCYADVHYEPGTYLVFGKETAGLPLELLKANWERCVRIPMLEEARSLNLSNSVAIVLYEALRQNDFRGLKIKGPSSK; translated from the coding sequence ATGTTTCATATTGTCTTGGTAGAACCGGAAATACCTCAAAATACCGGAAATATCGCTCGCACCTGCGCGGCGACCGGATCGGTGCTCCATCTTGTAGGTCCCCTTGGCTTTTCCTTGGAAGACAAGTACCTCAAAAGAGCGGGGCTTGATTACTGGCATCTGGTGGATGTGAGGTACTACGAAAATTATAGGGAGTTTGAGGAGAAAAACCCCGGTATATCGGCTTACTTTCTCACGACAAAAGCGGAAAAATGTTATGCCGATGTGCACTACGAGCCGGGCACTTATCTTGTTTTCGGAAAGGAAACGGCGGGCCTTCCTTTGGAACTCTTAAAAGCCAACTGGGAAAGATGCGTAAGGATACCCATGCTGGAAGAAGCAAGGTCATTGAACCTTTCAAATTCCGTGGCCATAGTGCTTTATGAAGCGTTAAGGCAGAACGATTTTAGAGGTTTAAAAATCAAGGGTCCCTCGTCGAAATGA
- a CDS encoding S41 family peptidase: MNKKRCRAFLLVLIILLTSLPVLSAKAALQESSAEAELIMSIVDFINNNFAGEVDNVKLIQGAIRGMVESLGDPYTEYLTPEELKDFQTEAKGSFGGIGIVITSRDNFATVVSVIDNSPAAKAGMMPGDRIVEIDGKDVRNLRISEIASRLRGAVGTKVSVGVQREGKMLKFVMTREIITINPVVFRILEKDIGYIKISEFNENTAVNVKKALDFFEKNKVQGIILDLRNNPGGILQQAVKVAEYFVPQGPIVKVVFKNGRTIVYNSESGPLPFKLVVLVNGGSASASEIVAGAIKDRKSGILIGERTFGKATVQQIVDLGPFGGIKITVGRYVTPGGVDINKSGISPDIEVKQAMSVDEEQYDLQIEMALEILRELMTRKMDNAA, from the coding sequence ATGAATAAGAAAAGATGCAGAGCATTTTTACTTGTTTTGATTATTTTACTTACTTCTTTGCCTGTGCTGTCGGCTAAAGCCGCTCTTCAGGAAAGCTCTGCCGAGGCAGAACTTATAATGAGTATTGTTGACTTCATCAACAACAATTTCGCCGGCGAAGTGGACAATGTGAAATTAATCCAGGGGGCCATTCGGGGGATGGTGGAATCGCTGGGTGATCCGTATACTGAATATTTAACTCCGGAAGAATTAAAAGATTTTCAGACAGAAGCTAAGGGGAGTTTCGGCGGCATAGGGATAGTGATAACATCGAGAGATAATTTTGCCACCGTAGTTTCGGTAATTGATAATTCCCCCGCTGCCAAAGCCGGTATGATGCCTGGGGATAGGATAGTGGAGATTGATGGAAAGGACGTGAGAAACTTAAGAATTTCGGAAATAGCATCTCGCTTGAGAGGTGCTGTGGGGACTAAAGTGAGCGTAGGTGTTCAAAGAGAAGGTAAAATGTTGAAATTTGTTATGACCCGGGAAATAATTACGATAAATCCCGTAGTTTTTAGGATTTTGGAAAAGGACATAGGATACATAAAGATTAGCGAGTTTAACGAGAATACAGCGGTAAACGTAAAAAAGGCACTGGATTTTTTTGAAAAAAACAAAGTACAGGGAATCATCCTGGATTTAAGAAATAATCCCGGCGGAATTCTTCAGCAGGCCGTGAAAGTGGCAGAATATTTTGTTCCCCAAGGACCGATTGTAAAGGTGGTTTTTAAAAACGGCAGAACCATAGTATACAATTCCGAATCGGGGCCTTTGCCTTTTAAGCTGGTGGTACTTGTAAATGGCGGTTCGGCCAGCGCTTCTGAAATAGTTGCCGGGGCCATAAAGGACAGAAAATCGGGGATACTAATAGGTGAGAGGACTTTCGGCAAGGCTACCGTCCAGCAAATTGTCGACCTGGGCCCCTTTGGCGGCATTAAGATAACAGTAGGAAGATATGTTACTCCCGGGGGAGTCGATATAAATAAAAGCGGCATATCCCCCGACATAGAGGTAAAGCAGGCAATGAGTGTTGACGAAGAACAGTATGATTTGCAGATTGAAATGGCTTTGGAAATTTTGAGGGAGCTAATGACTAGAAAGATGGATAATGCTGCATGA
- the nikR gene encoding nickel-responsive transcriptional regulator NikR, with protein MSDTIRFGISMSQELLDKFDRLIQKKGYTSRSEALRDLVRNALIEDMWENESGTLAGTITIIYEHDAHGITDTLTHIQHGFHHLIISTVHVHFDEKNCLEVLIVKGKAQDIKKLYEKVSSPKGVKHSKLSVTAII; from the coding sequence ATGTCGGATACTATCAGGTTTGGAATATCTATGAGCCAGGAGTTGCTAGATAAATTCGACAGGTTGATACAAAAAAAAGGTTATACCAGCCGTTCGGAAGCTCTAAGAGATTTAGTGAGAAACGCTCTTATCGAAGATATGTGGGAAAATGAAAGTGGAACCCTTGCCGGCACTATCACGATTATCTACGAGCATGACGCCCACGGGATTACCGATACTCTCACCCACATACAGCACGGTTTCCACCATTTAATTATATCCACAGTCCATGTGCATTTTGACGAAAAAAACTGCCTTGAAGTACTTATAGTAAAGGGCAAGGCGCAGGATATAAAAAAGCTCTATGAAAAGGTCTCTTCCCCGAAAGGCGTAAAACATTCGAAGTTGTCCGTTACCGCAATAATTTAA
- a CDS encoding GNAT family N-acetyltransferase encodes MLKLLTEKDREIMTEYIKKYPFETTFIQGNISNFSIENDRNIRRCGDYYGYFKNGRLVGIIPFYNLGSSTPHYEDEECIEAFSELIIKYNLEFLLGMKKVISPLFDKIKDVKKIKLCDEDSFQVNEKLTPYENSKIKIMDFYELPLEEAATFAVEASKKGFDTEVSIEEKIKTFKERSKEEDYIFAIYNDEIVGQAYIQVSTDLVNQIGGVYTREKYRNKGICKTMVTELCKRIIKRGKKPVLMVKKHNIPAVKAYERLGFSHYDDYMMVRFDK; translated from the coding sequence TTGCTTAAATTATTAACCGAAAAAGATAGAGAAATTATGACGGAGTACATAAAAAAATACCCCTTTGAAACCACCTTTATCCAGGGAAATATTTCTAATTTCAGCATTGAAAATGATAGAAATATAAGAAGATGCGGGGATTACTACGGTTACTTTAAAAACGGCAGGCTGGTAGGCATTATTCCCTTCTACAACTTAGGAAGTTCGACACCGCATTATGAAGATGAGGAATGTATTGAGGCTTTTTCGGAACTGATAATAAAATACAATCTGGAGTTTTTGCTGGGAATGAAAAAAGTAATATCGCCTTTATTTGACAAAATTAAAGATGTGAAAAAAATAAAATTATGCGATGAAGATAGCTTTCAAGTTAATGAAAAATTAACACCCTATGAAAATTCGAAAATAAAAATCATGGATTTTTATGAACTTCCTTTAGAAGAAGCTGCGACCTTTGCTGTAGAAGCTTCAAAAAAGGGATTTGATACGGAGGTAAGTATTGAAGAAAAAATAAAAACTTTTAAGGAAAGGTCAAAAGAAGAGGATTACATATTTGCAATCTACAATGATGAAATCGTAGGGCAGGCATATATTCAGGTGTCAACGGATTTGGTAAACCAAATCGGCGGGGTATATACAAGGGAAAAATACAGAAACAAAGGAATATGTAAAACAATGGTAACAGAACTTTGTAAAAGGATTATAAAAAGGGGTAAAAAACCGGTACTTATGGTAAAAAAACATAATATTCCCGCTGTAAAAGCTTATGAAAGGCTTGGGTTTTCCCATTACGATGATTATATGATGGTTAGGTTTGATAAATAA